A stretch of Burkholderia sp. HI2500 DNA encodes these proteins:
- a CDS encoding sugar ABC transporter ATPase, producing the protein MNPLKPMTIVLLAGCGISAGAVHAAGSMDALPCSAAHAADPGGIAAMPGTSVRSFSTAGCSGAVLQGERATATVNGDRVELRDGTVYVNGRSYGAVTPAQTVEYEAAHDRRTLKVDGVVRTPVR; encoded by the coding sequence ATGAACCCTCTGAAGCCGATGACGATTGTGTTGCTTGCCGGATGCGGCATCAGCGCCGGCGCGGTCCACGCTGCCGGCAGCATGGATGCGCTGCCGTGCAGCGCGGCGCATGCGGCGGACCCGGGCGGGATCGCCGCGATGCCGGGCACGTCGGTACGCAGCTTCTCGACCGCCGGCTGCTCGGGCGCCGTGTTGCAGGGCGAACGGGCCACCGCGACGGTCAATGGCGACCGGGTCGAGTTGCGGGACGGCACCGTCTATGTGAACGGCCGTTCGTACGGCGCCGTCACGCCCGCGCAGACGGTCGAATACGAAGCCGCGCACGACCGCCGCACGCTGAAGGTCGACGGAGTCGTCCGCACGCCGGTGCGCTGA
- a CDS encoding APC family permease, which produces MDNDSPGRYASAAAMHDVGAHAMRGDADQHRKPHLLGLATLVIFGLAYMLPMTVFTTYGIVTSETNGHLTAAYAVTLVAMLFTARSYGHMARLMPSAGSAYTFASRNFGTSAGFMVGWALLMDYLFIPMISYLAIGIYMKQIFPGVPAGVWIVGSIVLITGLNIVGIRLVNRVNLILIASQLVFIAIFFIASARVASGEGLSMAVALPSSGDARAIFAGSAILCLSFLGFDAVTTLSEETREPKRTVPRAILLCTLVSGVLFMLVAYVGQVVFPDWHAFKDLDSASLDLMRRIGGGTLSAFFVAVYVAGCFASAMAGQASVTRVLFAMGRDRVLPERVFGHLHARLHTPVRATLAVGIVSLSALFITLDLASTMISFGALVAFAVVNLCVMRSYLCRPEHRRFAGWITFGVMPAIGFAMNVWLWSGLSRQTFYVGTGWLVLGLCQLVWLTRGFTRPAPTLSMN; this is translated from the coding sequence ATGGACAACGACAGCCCAGGTCGATACGCATCAGCCGCCGCGATGCATGACGTCGGCGCGCACGCGATGCGAGGCGACGCGGACCAACACCGCAAGCCGCACCTGCTCGGGCTCGCGACGCTGGTGATCTTCGGCCTCGCGTACATGCTGCCGATGACGGTGTTCACGACTTACGGGATCGTCACGAGCGAGACGAACGGGCACCTGACCGCCGCGTATGCGGTCACGCTGGTGGCGATGCTGTTCACCGCGCGCAGCTACGGCCACATGGCACGGCTGATGCCGAGCGCCGGTTCCGCCTATACGTTCGCGAGCCGCAACTTCGGCACGTCGGCCGGCTTCATGGTCGGCTGGGCGTTGCTGATGGACTACCTGTTCATCCCGATGATCAGCTACCTCGCGATCGGCATTTACATGAAACAGATTTTCCCGGGCGTGCCGGCCGGCGTGTGGATCGTCGGCAGCATCGTGCTGATCACCGGGCTGAACATCGTCGGCATCCGGCTCGTCAATCGCGTGAACCTGATCCTGATCGCGAGCCAGCTCGTGTTCATCGCGATCTTCTTCATCGCTTCCGCGCGGGTCGCGTCGGGCGAAGGGCTGTCGATGGCCGTCGCGCTGCCGTCGTCGGGCGATGCGCGGGCGATCTTCGCCGGCTCAGCGATCCTGTGCCTGTCGTTCCTCGGCTTCGACGCGGTCACCACGCTGTCGGAGGAAACGCGCGAGCCGAAGCGCACGGTGCCGCGCGCGATCCTGCTCTGCACGCTGGTGAGCGGCGTGCTGTTCATGCTGGTCGCGTACGTCGGGCAAGTGGTGTTTCCCGACTGGCACGCATTCAAGGATCTCGATTCGGCCAGCCTCGACCTGATGCGGCGCATCGGCGGCGGCACGCTGTCGGCGTTCTTCGTCGCGGTGTACGTGGCCGGCTGTTTCGCGAGCGCGATGGCGGGCCAGGCGAGCGTGACGCGCGTGCTGTTCGCGATGGGCCGCGACCGCGTGCTGCCCGAACGCGTCTTCGGCCACCTGCATGCGCGGTTGCACACGCCGGTGCGCGCGACGCTCGCGGTCGGCATCGTGTCGCTGTCCGCGCTGTTCATCACGCTCGATCTCGCGTCGACGATGATCAGCTTCGGTGCGCTCGTCGCGTTCGCGGTGGTGAACCTGTGCGTGATGCGCAGCTATCTGTGCCGGCCCGAGCATCGCCGCTTCGCGGGCTGGATCACGTTCGGCGTGATGCCGGCGATCGGCTTCGCGATGAACGTGTGGCTCTGGTCGGGCCTGTCGCGCCAGACGTTCTACGTCGGCACCGGCTGGCTCGTGCTCGGACTCTGCCAGCTCGTGTGGCTCACGCGCGGCTTCACGCGCCCGGCGCCGACGCTGTCGATGAATTGA
- a CDS encoding ABC transporter permease: MTRRTVQLVGSLIAIVAIAWALARGIGADTFSQRADDLAYYAGQHMLLVVYSMALAIAVGVPAGVLLSRPRFQHQAERFMQVFNIGNTIPSLAVLAIALGIFGIGSVPAIVALFLASLLPITRNAYEGMKNVPAALREAAKGIGMTGWQSLVRVELPNALPIIVGGVRTALAINVGTAPLAYLIGADSLGSLIFPGIYLDNQPLLLLGASLTAILALVLDGLVAAGSRHWLARHGGAA; encoded by the coding sequence ATGACTCGACGCACTGTCCAGCTGGTGGGCAGCCTGATCGCCATCGTCGCCATCGCCTGGGCGCTCGCCCGCGGCATCGGCGCCGACACATTCAGCCAGCGCGCGGACGATCTCGCGTACTACGCGGGCCAGCACATGCTACTGGTCGTCTATTCGATGGCGCTCGCGATCGCCGTGGGCGTGCCGGCCGGCGTGCTGCTGAGCCGGCCGCGCTTCCAGCATCAGGCCGAGCGCTTCATGCAGGTCTTCAACATCGGCAACACGATCCCGTCGCTCGCCGTGCTCGCCATCGCGCTCGGCATCTTCGGCATCGGCAGCGTGCCCGCGATCGTCGCGCTGTTCCTCGCATCGCTGCTGCCCATCACGCGCAATGCCTACGAAGGCATGAAGAACGTGCCGGCCGCGCTGCGCGAAGCCGCCAAGGGCATCGGCATGACGGGCTGGCAATCGCTCGTGCGCGTGGAGTTGCCCAATGCGCTGCCGATCATCGTCGGCGGCGTGCGCACCGCGCTCGCGATCAACGTCGGCACGGCCCCGCTCGCGTACCTGATCGGTGCGGACAGTCTCGGCTCGCTGATTTTCCCCGGCATCTATCTCGACAATCAGCCGCTGCTGCTGCTCGGCGCGTCGCTCACCGCGATCCTCGCGCTCGTGCTGGACGGCCTCGTCGCGGCCGGCAGCCGCCATTGGCTCGCCCGCCACGGAGGTGCCGCATGA
- a CDS encoding ABC transporter permease: MSVFDYLASSWPELLQLTLQHIWLVGIAVGCAIVAGVPLGILINRHDWLAGPLLGVATIVLTLPSIALFGLMIPLFSRFGQGIGAAPAITAVFLYSLLPIMRNTYLALHNVDAGIKEAGTGIGMTSWQRLRLVDLPLAVPVILAGVRTAVVMNIGVMTIAAVVGAGGLGTLILRAIGQSSMMKLLVGAVLVSLLAIVADRLLQRLQRALTPKGVQKT; the protein is encoded by the coding sequence ATGAGCGTATTCGACTATCTCGCGTCGAGCTGGCCCGAACTGCTGCAACTCACGTTGCAGCACATCTGGCTGGTCGGCATCGCCGTAGGCTGCGCGATCGTGGCCGGCGTGCCGCTCGGCATCCTCATCAATCGCCACGACTGGCTTGCCGGGCCGCTGCTCGGCGTCGCGACCATCGTGCTCACGCTGCCGTCCATCGCGCTGTTCGGCCTGATGATCCCGCTCTTCTCGCGCTTCGGCCAGGGGATCGGCGCCGCCCCCGCGATCACGGCCGTGTTCCTGTACTCGCTGCTGCCGATCATGCGCAACACGTACCTCGCGCTGCACAACGTCGATGCGGGCATCAAGGAAGCCGGCACCGGCATCGGCATGACGTCGTGGCAGCGCCTGCGGCTCGTCGACCTGCCGCTTGCGGTGCCGGTGATTCTCGCGGGCGTGCGCACCGCGGTCGTGATGAACATCGGCGTGATGACGATCGCCGCCGTGGTCGGCGCGGGCGGGCTCGGCACGCTGATCCTGCGCGCCATCGGCCAGAGCAGCATGATGAAACTGCTGGTGGGCGCGGTGCTCGTGAGCCTGCTCGCGATCGTCGCCGACCGGCTCCTGCAGAGGCTGCAGCGAGCATTGACACCGAAGGGAGTGCAGAAGACATGA
- a CDS encoding surface-adhesin E family protein translates to MKMKRRWIAGAFLALVASGAWAESWITLGPGPAIALYVDPASVERYPLNSWVTVKIVYAEPRRYSAPFPVKRVVSDWSFDCENKTWAMGKTSMVGVQPGEVYISRENSDDYRYVERDSIQTLVMDYVCGKHG, encoded by the coding sequence ATGAAAATGAAAAGACGCTGGATTGCGGGTGCATTCCTTGCGCTCGTCGCAAGCGGGGCATGGGCCGAGAGCTGGATCACGCTTGGCCCCGGCCCGGCCATCGCGCTCTATGTGGATCCCGCTTCCGTCGAGCGTTATCCGCTCAATTCGTGGGTGACGGTCAAGATCGTTTATGCCGAGCCGCGCCGTTACTCGGCGCCGTTTCCGGTGAAGCGCGTCGTTTCCGATTGGTCGTTCGACTGCGAGAACAAGACCTGGGCGATGGGCAAGACCAGCATGGTCGGAGTGCAGCCGGGCGAGGTCTACATATCTCGTGAAAATTCGGATGATTACCGGTATGTCGAGCGCGACTCCATTCAGACGCTGGTCATGGATTACGTCTGCGGCAAACACGGATGA
- a CDS encoding AraC family transcriptional regulator, translating to MNSRPHPDQSRAERSLRSSLGLARPAGRQEDIPATVHAIAVALDECRVRHIDGAALLEGTGLGADEVASPNLHVNRGQEQRCFHNLLQCSGVPSIGLSIGARLHVSTLGLAGYAMLISGSVMQAFRCMAQFPLFMGLYFDVRIDAHADGMSVTISRYNGEPDLEVFQVDMCLSSLRLIVSDLVGKPVWPEQVQLARRTPRNAADYTRHFGCKVVFNAGDNRLVFTSVNGTETPLLANEVSFNALHGQCEALERQWAASVGTRFADRARELMARDLARFKSMTSLADALHLTERTLRRRLDKDGLTFQSLLDDVRRDEAVRMLDDPELTVAAIAERLGYSEPRSFRHAYRRWTGRAPRADQDGSE from the coding sequence ATGAACAGTCGCCCCCATCCAGACCAGAGCCGGGCCGAGCGCAGCCTGCGCTCGTCGCTCGGCCTCGCACGCCCGGCCGGGCGCCAGGAGGACATTCCTGCCACCGTCCACGCGATCGCGGTCGCGCTGGACGAGTGCCGCGTGCGGCATATCGACGGCGCCGCGCTGCTCGAAGGCACGGGGCTCGGCGCGGACGAAGTCGCGTCGCCGAACCTGCACGTGAATCGCGGCCAGGAGCAGCGCTGCTTCCACAACCTGCTGCAGTGCAGCGGCGTGCCGTCGATCGGTCTGTCGATCGGCGCGCGGCTGCACGTGTCGACGCTCGGCCTCGCCGGCTACGCGATGCTGATCAGCGGATCGGTGATGCAGGCGTTCCGGTGCATGGCCCAGTTTCCGCTGTTCATGGGGTTGTATTTCGATGTACGTATCGATGCGCACGCGGATGGCATGAGCGTGACGATCAGCCGCTACAACGGCGAACCCGATCTCGAGGTGTTCCAGGTCGACATGTGCCTGTCCAGCCTGCGGCTGATCGTGTCCGATCTCGTCGGCAAGCCGGTCTGGCCCGAGCAGGTTCAGCTCGCGCGCCGCACGCCGCGCAATGCGGCCGACTACACGCGCCACTTCGGCTGCAAGGTCGTGTTCAATGCGGGCGACAACCGTCTCGTGTTCACGTCGGTGAACGGCACCGAGACGCCGCTGCTCGCGAACGAAGTCAGCTTCAACGCGTTGCATGGCCAGTGCGAGGCGCTCGAACGGCAGTGGGCCGCGTCGGTCGGCACGCGCTTCGCCGATCGCGCGAGGGAGTTGATGGCGCGCGACCTCGCGCGCTTCAAGTCGATGACGTCGCTCGCGGATGCACTGCACCTGACGGAGCGCACGCTGCGCCGGCGGCTCGACAAGGACGGTCTCACGTTTCAGTCGCTCCTCGACGACGTGCGCCGCGACGAAGCAGTGCGGATGCTCGACGATCCCGAGCTGACGGTCGCGGCCATCGCCGAACGTCTCGGCTACAGCGAGCCGCGCAGTTTCCGTCACGCGTATCGACGCTGGACCGGCAGGGCACCGCGCGCCGATCAGGACGGCAGCGAATAG
- a CDS encoding PEP-utilizing enzyme, translated as MSKPILYLLAGNGSAADWWDDALPHFRHYQPVPLELPGFGDNPTPPCEDLAAYAQALLDMTEPGHAIMAVGVNALLVLHALQRRPGHFSRSVLLAPVGAFLWERRLPKLMAPKPLRKTIHWLLAHYPTLFARKFSNLTWTRAQYRRMGAGYARCRAFLPHWDLVRADTALPLLEWVADRIELVWGDQDNVLGVRQAAAWSAILARADLTVTLQAGWGHYPWIDAPAAFVHWLEAGDAGFVAHTKGGRLALATMAGLPVPPALSLTRADDPRLPGFLASQPDAEWAIRSSSHGEDQADAANAGLHTTFLRVPAAQAAARVAELLDGGLEEAVVQRFITPVLSGIAFVRHLAVEVEWVEGHLETLADGQASPQRATLSRLGEPWQRGTFPTAHGLGATQLWTFLQRVLRAFHYVPGDVEWAWDGRQLWLLQYRPISSYGWHRHLTAANIAEILPPQPSRLVEYAQRRAAGSIPAIMARWDARVLQDNEPFTALYGGASYINNDLFLARLADWGVSAGNYSGEIGGATPPLRWRPLRLLRSLPVFWRMLRVARGHLPTLERGLQRFDQELATLVEQHADGQQLADWFTRFYVFVVQGNLCIASSLASSGGALWGRPPTAYGQLDDSPHRLPWETDPGTARPAPTRLPLQAFPDWPLPVRVLHALGAPGMRGWYLQVREWYRDNLMRVFFRLHHAMPAADRDTWFAPHPERRERNGSFWQDGSEGTDEAAGFMIYPGHTQGVLGHDILLEDTLDPGRHAQYQAARAVIARMGGRLSHGATLLRELRKPSAVLPRVDAAWIGREVRLSDGRLTLVE; from the coding sequence ATGAGCAAACCGATCCTGTACCTCCTCGCCGGCAACGGCAGCGCGGCCGACTGGTGGGACGATGCGCTGCCCCACTTCCGGCATTACCAGCCGGTGCCGCTGGAACTGCCGGGGTTCGGCGACAACCCCACGCCGCCCTGCGAGGATCTCGCCGCCTATGCGCAAGCGCTGCTCGACATGACCGAACCGGGCCACGCGATCATGGCGGTCGGCGTGAACGCGCTGCTGGTGCTGCACGCGTTGCAGCGACGCCCCGGCCACTTCAGCCGCAGCGTGCTGCTCGCGCCCGTCGGCGCGTTCCTGTGGGAACGCCGCCTGCCGAAACTGATGGCGCCGAAGCCGCTGCGCAAGACCATCCACTGGCTGCTCGCGCACTACCCGACGCTGTTCGCCCGCAAGTTCTCGAACCTGACCTGGACACGCGCACAGTACCGCCGCATGGGCGCCGGCTATGCGCGCTGCCGTGCGTTCCTGCCGCACTGGGATCTCGTGCGCGCCGATACCGCGCTACCGCTGCTCGAGTGGGTCGCCGATCGCATCGAACTCGTATGGGGCGACCAGGACAACGTGCTCGGCGTGCGCCAGGCCGCCGCGTGGTCGGCGATTCTCGCGCGCGCCGACCTCACCGTCACGCTGCAGGCCGGCTGGGGACACTATCCGTGGATCGACGCGCCGGCGGCATTCGTGCACTGGCTCGAAGCGGGCGATGCCGGCTTCGTCGCGCATACCAAGGGCGGGCGTCTGGCGCTGGCGACGATGGCCGGCCTGCCCGTGCCGCCCGCGCTGTCGCTGACCCGCGCCGACGATCCGCGCCTGCCCGGCTTTCTCGCGAGCCAGCCCGATGCCGAGTGGGCGATCCGCTCGTCGAGCCACGGTGAAGACCAGGCCGATGCGGCCAACGCCGGCCTGCATACGACGTTCCTGCGCGTACCGGCAGCGCAGGCGGCCGCGCGTGTGGCGGAGCTGCTCGATGGCGGCCTCGAGGAAGCGGTCGTGCAGCGCTTCATCACGCCCGTGCTGTCGGGCATCGCGTTCGTGCGGCATCTGGCGGTCGAAGTCGAATGGGTGGAAGGCCACCTCGAAACGCTCGCCGACGGGCAGGCCAGCCCGCAACGCGCGACCCTGTCGCGGCTCGGCGAGCCCTGGCAGCGCGGTACGTTCCCCACCGCGCACGGCCTGGGCGCGACGCAACTGTGGACCTTCCTGCAACGCGTGCTGCGCGCGTTCCACTACGTGCCGGGCGACGTCGAGTGGGCATGGGACGGCCGGCAGCTGTGGCTGCTGCAATACCGGCCGATCAGCAGCTACGGCTGGCATCGCCACCTGACCGCCGCGAACATCGCCGAGATCCTGCCGCCGCAGCCGAGCCGGCTGGTCGAGTACGCGCAACGACGCGCGGCCGGCAGCATCCCGGCGATCATGGCGCGCTGGGACGCACGCGTACTGCAGGACAACGAACCATTCACCGCGCTCTATGGCGGCGCGTCGTATATCAACAACGACCTGTTCCTCGCCCGCCTCGCCGACTGGGGCGTGTCGGCCGGCAACTACTCCGGCGAGATCGGCGGCGCGACGCCGCCGCTGCGCTGGCGCCCGCTGCGGCTGCTGCGTTCGCTGCCGGTGTTCTGGCGCATGCTGCGCGTAGCGCGCGGGCACCTGCCGACACTCGAACGCGGCTTGCAGCGCTTCGACCAGGAACTCGCGACGCTCGTCGAGCAGCACGCCGACGGCCAGCAACTGGCCGACTGGTTCACGCGCTTCTACGTGTTCGTCGTGCAGGGCAACCTGTGCATTGCGTCGTCGCTGGCCAGCAGCGGCGGCGCACTGTGGGGCCGTCCGCCGACCGCATACGGCCAGCTCGACGACAGCCCGCATCGCCTGCCGTGGGAAACCGATCCGGGCACCGCGCGACCCGCGCCTACCCGCCTGCCGCTGCAGGCGTTTCCTGACTGGCCGCTGCCGGTCCGCGTGCTCCACGCGCTCGGCGCGCCCGGCATGCGCGGCTGGTATCTGCAGGTCCGCGAGTGGTATCGCGACAACCTGATGCGCGTGTTCTTCCGCCTGCATCATGCGATGCCGGCCGCCGATCGCGACACGTGGTTCGCGCCGCATCCCGAGCGCCGCGAACGCAACGGCAGTTTCTGGCAGGACGGCAGCGAAGGCACCGACGAGGCGGCCGGCTTCATGATCTATCCGGGCCACACGCAAGGCGTGCTCGGCCACGACATCCTGCTGGAAGACACGCTCGACCCGGGCCGGCACGCGCAATATCAGGCCGCGCGCGCCGTGATCGCGCGCATGGGCGGCCGGCTGTCGCACGGCGCGACACTGCTGCGCGAACTGCGCAAGCCGTCGGCCGTGCTGCCGCGCGTCGATGCGGCGTGGATCGGGCGCGAGGTGCGGCTCAGCGACGGCCGGCTGACGCTGGTCGAATGA
- a CDS encoding bifunctional helix-turn-helix transcriptional regulator/GNAT family N-acetyltransferase: MDLIDAPAKPREATILELRDFSRKLVRELGFMRATLADSDWAPSAVHAILEIGMAPGINARDLGNILRLDKSNTSRQLARLEAAGVVERRVSSDDARAIELYLTAEGKKLQKRIDTFATDQVSNALRRMVPADQQALLRSLALYADALAQDNAAKAPVAALDAPAIREGYQPGCIGDIAGLHARFYSEHWGFGAFFEKRVATELAEFAAALPADGKALWLCQEDGRTLASLAIDGDPATGIAHLRWFIVNDALRGSGIGRRLMTEAMRFVDAQRFRETYLWTFKGLDSARHLYESFGFTLTDESAGTHWGTEVVEQRFSRPGPSGG, from the coding sequence ATGGACCTCATCGACGCGCCCGCCAAGCCTCGCGAAGCCACGATCCTCGAGCTGCGCGACTTCTCCCGAAAACTGGTTCGCGAGCTCGGCTTCATGCGCGCGACGCTGGCCGACAGCGACTGGGCGCCTTCGGCCGTCCACGCGATCCTCGAGATCGGGATGGCGCCCGGCATCAACGCCCGCGACCTGGGCAACATCCTGCGGCTGGACAAATCGAACACGAGCCGGCAACTCGCGCGGCTCGAGGCGGCCGGTGTCGTCGAGCGGCGCGTGTCGAGCGACGATGCGCGCGCGATCGAGCTGTACCTGACCGCCGAAGGGAAAAAGCTCCAGAAGAGAATCGACACGTTCGCGACGGACCAGGTGTCGAATGCGCTGCGCCGCATGGTGCCCGCCGACCAGCAGGCGCTGCTGCGCTCGCTCGCGCTGTATGCCGATGCGCTCGCGCAAGACAACGCCGCGAAAGCGCCCGTCGCGGCACTCGACGCGCCGGCGATCCGCGAAGGTTACCAACCGGGCTGCATCGGCGATATCGCGGGCCTCCACGCGCGCTTTTATTCGGAACACTGGGGCTTCGGCGCCTTTTTCGAAAAGCGGGTGGCGACCGAACTGGCCGAATTCGCCGCTGCGCTACCGGCCGACGGCAAGGCGCTTTGGCTATGCCAGGAAGACGGACGGACACTCGCGTCGCTCGCGATCGACGGCGACCCGGCAACCGGCATCGCGCACCTGCGCTGGTTCATCGTGAACGATGCGCTGCGCGGGTCGGGCATCGGGCGCCGGCTCATGACGGAAGCCATGCGCTTCGTCGACGCGCAGCGGTTTCGCGAAACCTACCTGTGGACGTTCAAGGGGCTGGACTCGGCACGCCATCTGTACGAGTCGTTCGGCTTCACGCTGACCGACGAATCCGCGGGCACGCATTGGGGAACCGAGGTGGTCGAGCAACGCTTCAGCCGGCCGGGGCCGTCGGGCGGTTGA
- a CDS encoding glycine betaine ABC transporter substrate-binding protein, which produces MTLHRTIRSLARLCAVAALCVAASAPACAAKLVLGAKNFTEQYVLAELTAQYLRARGYDVEVRSGLGSTLVRSALENGQFDLIWDYTGTAALVYNKINDKLSPDEMYRRVKALDVPRGLVWLDASPLNDTYAIGLPSPLAQATGIRTVSQLAEHLKTDPAAKHYVFGMDAEFANRPDGLKPLLAAYGMQFSRAQLKQMDPGLVYTALHNNQLKIGLVYTTDGRVKGFGIVPLEDDKHFFPPYNATPVVRKGTLDRNPKLATQLNALSAALDNDVMQAMAKEVDLDGKSPRDVADAFLRTHKLP; this is translated from the coding sequence ATGACGCTCCACCGCACCATTCGATCGCTCGCGCGCCTGTGCGCCGTCGCCGCGTTGTGCGTGGCGGCGAGTGCACCGGCCTGCGCGGCGAAGCTCGTGCTGGGCGCGAAGAACTTCACCGAGCAATACGTGCTGGCGGAACTCACCGCGCAATACCTGCGCGCGCGCGGCTACGACGTGGAAGTCCGTTCGGGCCTCGGCAGCACGCTCGTGCGCAGCGCGCTGGAGAACGGCCAGTTCGATCTCATATGGGATTACACGGGCACCGCTGCGCTCGTCTACAACAAGATCAACGACAAGCTGTCGCCCGACGAAATGTACCGGCGCGTCAAGGCGCTCGACGTGCCGCGCGGGCTCGTCTGGCTCGACGCGTCGCCGCTCAACGACACCTACGCGATCGGCCTGCCCAGCCCGCTCGCGCAGGCCACCGGCATCCGGACCGTCTCGCAGCTCGCCGAGCACCTGAAGACCGATCCGGCCGCGAAGCACTACGTGTTCGGGATGGACGCCGAATTCGCGAATCGCCCCGACGGGCTGAAGCCGCTGCTCGCCGCCTACGGCATGCAGTTCAGCCGCGCGCAGCTCAAGCAGATGGACCCCGGGCTCGTCTATACAGCGCTGCACAACAACCAGCTGAAGATCGGCCTCGTCTACACGACCGACGGGCGCGTGAAGGGCTTCGGCATCGTGCCGCTCGAGGACGACAAGCACTTCTTCCCGCCGTACAACGCGACGCCCGTGGTGCGCAAGGGCACGCTCGATCGCAATCCGAAACTTGCGACGCAGCTCAACGCGCTGTCGGCCGCGCTCGACAACGACGTGATGCAGGCGATGGCCAAGGAGGTCGACCTCGACGGCAAGTCGCCGCGCGACGTCGCCGACGCGTTCCTGCGCACGCACAAGCTGCCCTGA
- a CDS encoding ABC transporter ATP-binding protein produces the protein MIELDKLTKTFTRKDGQAVRAVDAVSLSVAEGEICVFLGPSGCGKTTTLKMINRLIAPTSGRVLINGEDTAQLNEVDLRRHIGYVIQQIGLFPNMTIEENITVVPRLLGWDKKRCAERARDLMAMVALDPKLYLKRYPRELSGGQQQRIGVIRALAADPPVLLMDEPFGAVDPINRESIQNEFFQMQRQLNKTVIMVSHDIDEAIKLGDRIAVFRRGQLVQYDHPDTLLARPRDEFVAQFVGQDSTLKRLLLVKAGDAATQPETARVDTPLAHALAVMDETDCRYLTVLDDAGRALGYVTRRAARTGGGVCGERVTPFPAGVAADDNLRIVLSKMYQYSASWMPVLDPDGAWLGEITQDSIAAYLSSGRSRRQTGQPPGSPADAVAASATH, from the coding sequence ATGATCGAACTCGACAAACTGACCAAGACCTTCACGCGCAAGGACGGCCAGGCCGTGCGCGCCGTCGACGCCGTGAGCCTCTCGGTGGCCGAGGGGGAAATCTGCGTGTTCCTCGGCCCGTCGGGTTGCGGCAAGACCACCACGCTGAAGATGATCAACCGGCTGATCGCCCCCACGTCCGGCCGTGTGCTGATCAACGGCGAGGATACGGCGCAGCTGAACGAGGTCGACCTGCGGCGCCACATCGGCTACGTGATCCAGCAGATCGGGTTGTTCCCGAACATGACGATCGAGGAAAACATCACCGTCGTGCCGCGCCTGCTGGGCTGGGACAAGAAGCGCTGCGCCGAACGCGCGCGCGACCTGATGGCGATGGTCGCGCTCGATCCGAAGCTGTACCTGAAACGCTATCCGCGCGAGCTGTCGGGCGGGCAGCAGCAGCGGATCGGCGTGATTCGCGCGCTGGCCGCCGATCCGCCCGTGCTGTTGATGGACGAGCCGTTCGGCGCGGTCGATCCGATCAATCGCGAATCGATCCAGAACGAGTTTTTCCAGATGCAGCGGCAACTGAACAAGACCGTGATCATGGTGAGCCACGATATCGACGAAGCGATCAAGCTGGGCGATCGCATCGCCGTGTTCCGGCGCGGCCAGCTCGTGCAATACGATCACCCCGACACACTGCTCGCCCGCCCGCGCGACGAATTCGTCGCGCAGTTCGTGGGCCAGGACAGCACGCTCAAGCGCCTGCTGCTCGTGAAGGCCGGCGACGCCGCCACGCAGCCCGAAACGGCCCGGGTCGATACGCCGCTCGCGCACGCGCTCGCCGTGATGGACGAAACCGACTGCCGCTACCTGACCGTGCTCGACGACGCGGGCCGCGCGCTCGGCTACGTGACGCGCCGCGCGGCGCGCACCGGCGGCGGCGTGTGCGGCGAGCGCGTGACGCCCTTCCCGGCCGGCGTCGCGGCGGACGACAACCTGCGCATCGTGCTGTCGAAGATGTACCAGTACAGCGCGTCGTGGATGCCGGTGCTCGACCCCGACGGCGCGTGGCTCGGCGAGATCACGCAGGACTCGATTGCCGCGTACCTCAGCTCGGGCCGCTCGCGCCGGCAGACGGGCCAGCCGCCCGGCAGCCCGGCCGATGCGGTCGCGGCAAGCGCCACGCACTGA